The genomic stretch CTTCGATTTCACTGACGGTCAGCACGGCGGAATCGCCGAAGCTGCCCATGATCTCGCTGACCCGGGCCTTTGCCGAGGATTCGATGTAGATCATGTGGCACGCAGGTGCCTGCGCCAGGGATTCGAGCTCCACGACGGCCAGCGGGCGCGGTCCGTCCTTGCCCGCGGCATACTTGCTCAGGGTGTTGGCGAAGGGGTTCTTGCCCACCACGCAGAGCACGGCCGGGGCCTTGTCGTCGTAGAAAGCGGTGCCCGGCCAGTCGACGAAGCTCAGGAAGTTGTTGATGAACTCCGCTTCCTGCTTGGCCCGCTCCGAACGGCTGAGCGCGGCGTGGGCGAGGTTCGTGCCGCCCGTGAGGTTCAGAATTGAAACGGCCAACAGTACGACAAGAGCCGCCGCCGCGCCGAGGATGGTTTTCGATTTCATCGTGTTCATTTCTCAGGGTCTCCCTTCCCGATCAGTTGACCGGCTTGGCGAAGCGCAGACTCGGCTGGCCGTTGGTCTCGATCGCATCGCTGAAGGCCTGCTCGCTGGTGAGCGTGCCGTCGAGGTATTCAAACTGGAATCGGGTCGCCGGGTCCGAGGGAAGGCTCAGCAGGGCCTGCTGCTCTCCGATGGGCAGGAAGCCGCGGCGCTCGCCGTTGATGAGAACCCAGCCGGGCTCGCTCGAGAGGATCTCGAGGAAGAGTTCCTTCTCGGTCAGGCCCGCGACGGAGAGGCGAACCGTGCAGGCCTGCGTGCGGGTGCTGGTGAAGGCGATGGAACGATTGCCCACGCCGGCGGCCTGTGCACTGGTCTTGCTGGAGAGCCCCAGGGCGTATTTGCCGGGCATGAGTTCGGTACCCGCGCGCAGGCGGACGGGCTTCTTGTCGGGTCC from Chrysiogenia bacterium encodes the following:
- a CDS encoding YfiR family protein, coding for MNTMKSKTILGAAAALVVLLAVSILNLTGGTNLAHAALSRSERAKQEAEFINNFLSFVDWPGTAFYDDKAPAVLCVVGKNPFANTLSKYAAGKDGPRPLAVVELESLAQAPACHMIYIESSAKARVSEIMGSFGDSAVLTVSEIE